One genomic window of Bradyrhizobium sp. B124 includes the following:
- a CDS encoding acetyl-CoA C-acetyltransferase encodes MPEAYIYDHVRTPRGRGKADGALHEVTALALATVPLTSLKERNNLPEDSVDDVILGVVDPVGEAGSDIARFAALKAGLGEKVPGVQISRFCASGLDAVNFAAAQIMSGQHELVIGGGAESMSRVGIGASGGAWPMDPSMAVPAYFMPQGISADLIATKYGFSRDDVDAYAVQSQQRAAKAWDEGRFNKSVVPVKDINGLTILAKDEHMRPTTTMQSLAQLQPSFAAMAAMAGFDAVAIQSHPEVEKVNYVHHAGNSSGIVDGAGAVLLGSKEAGAKHGLKPRARIRAFANIGSEPAMMLTGPVDVTEKLFERSGMKKSDIDLFELNEAFASVVLRYIQAFDIDNAKINVNGGAIALGHPLGATGAMILGTVLDELERTNKETALVTLCIGGGMGTATIIERV; translated from the coding sequence ATGCCTGAGGCATACATCTACGATCACGTTCGTACTCCGCGCGGCCGCGGCAAGGCCGATGGCGCGCTCCACGAGGTCACCGCGCTGGCGCTCGCCACGGTGCCGCTGACGTCGCTCAAGGAGCGCAACAATCTGCCCGAGGACTCCGTCGACGACGTCATCCTCGGCGTGGTCGATCCGGTCGGCGAGGCCGGCTCCGACATCGCCCGCTTCGCCGCGCTGAAGGCCGGCCTCGGCGAGAAGGTGCCGGGCGTGCAGATCAGCCGCTTCTGCGCCTCCGGCCTCGATGCCGTGAACTTCGCCGCGGCCCAGATCATGAGCGGCCAGCATGAGCTCGTGATCGGCGGCGGCGCGGAATCGATGAGCCGCGTCGGCATCGGCGCCTCCGGCGGCGCCTGGCCGATGGATCCCTCGATGGCGGTGCCGGCCTATTTCATGCCGCAGGGCATCTCGGCCGATCTGATCGCGACCAAATACGGTTTTTCGCGCGACGACGTCGACGCCTACGCCGTGCAGAGCCAGCAGCGTGCGGCCAAGGCCTGGGACGAAGGTCGCTTCAACAAGTCGGTGGTGCCGGTCAAGGACATCAACGGCCTGACCATCCTCGCCAAGGACGAGCACATGCGCCCGACCACGACGATGCAGTCGCTGGCGCAGCTGCAGCCGTCCTTCGCGGCGATGGCGGCGATGGCCGGCTTCGACGCGGTGGCGATCCAGTCGCATCCCGAGGTCGAGAAGGTCAATTACGTGCATCACGCCGGCAATTCCTCCGGCATCGTCGACGGCGCCGGCGCGGTGCTGCTCGGCAGCAAGGAGGCAGGAGCCAAACACGGGCTGAAGCCGCGTGCCAGGATCCGCGCCTTCGCCAATATCGGCTCGGAGCCGGCGATGATGCTGACCGGCCCGGTCGACGTCACCGAAAAGCTGTTCGAGCGTTCCGGCATGAAGAAGTCGGACATCGACCTGTTCGAGCTCAACGAGGCCTTTGCTTCGGTCGTGCTGCGCTACATCCAGGCCTTCGACATCGACAACGCCAAGATCAACGTCAATGGCGGCGCGATCGCGCTCGGCCATCCGCTCGGCGCGACCGGCGCGATGATCCTCGGCACCGTGCTCGACGAGCTCGAACGCACCAACAAGGAGACGGCGCTGGTGACGCTGTGCATCGGCGGCGGTATGGGCACCGCCACCATCATCGAGCGCGTGTAA
- a CDS encoding acyl-CoA dehydrogenase C-terminal domain-containing protein, translated as MPTYKAPVEDVSFLLNDVFQIDRYGNLPGFTDASADVREAILGEAAKLSEEVLQPLNRTGDLEGCKRNDDGSVTTPKGFKEAFRQVAEGGWLGLSAPTEFGGQGLPVTLSQAVNEFQISANMAFSMYGGLTMGATAALLVHGTPEQKKTYVPKMVAGEWTGTMNLTEPQCGTDLGLLRTKAVRQADGSFKITGTKIFISAGEHDLADNIIHLVLARIEGAPAGIKGVSLFVVPKVLVNADGSLGQRNGVTCGSIEHKMGIHGNSTCVMNYDNATGWLIGEENKGMQGMFVMMNEARLGVAVQGLAQSEVAYQNAVAYARERLQGRALTGVKAADKPADPIIVHPDVRRTLLTIRAFNEAARAMVVWTALKSDVAHRSNDPKDRQAADDHMGLMTPVLKGVLTDTGFANTVSAQQMFGGHGYIAEHGMEQFVRDARIAMIYEGANGIQALDLVGRKLPRDGGRAAMAFFGEVTAFAKEHGGDEAMKPFITPLSTALGHLQQATGWLMQNALTKPDNAGAAATDFMKLFGLVALGYMWAKMAKVAQDKAAAGATPYLNTKLVTGRFFMERLLPETAVHLARIQSGSATTMELAAEAF; from the coding sequence ATGCCGACCTACAAAGCCCCCGTCGAAGACGTCAGCTTCCTGTTGAACGACGTTTTCCAGATCGACCGCTACGGCAATCTTCCCGGCTTCACCGATGCGTCGGCCGATGTGCGCGAGGCGATCCTCGGCGAAGCCGCCAAGCTCAGCGAAGAGGTGTTGCAGCCGCTCAATCGCACGGGCGATCTCGAAGGCTGCAAGCGTAATGACGACGGCAGCGTCACCACGCCGAAGGGCTTCAAGGAAGCCTTCAGGCAGGTCGCCGAAGGCGGCTGGCTCGGCCTGTCGGCGCCGACTGAATTTGGCGGCCAGGGCCTGCCGGTGACGCTCTCGCAGGCGGTCAACGAATTCCAGATCTCCGCCAACATGGCGTTCTCGATGTATGGCGGGCTGACCATGGGCGCGACCGCCGCGCTCCTGGTGCACGGCACCCCCGAGCAGAAGAAGACCTACGTGCCGAAGATGGTTGCCGGCGAGTGGACCGGCACGATGAACCTGACCGAGCCGCAGTGCGGCACCGATCTCGGTCTGCTCCGCACCAAGGCGGTGCGCCAGGCCGACGGCAGCTTCAAGATCACGGGCACCAAGATCTTCATCTCCGCCGGCGAGCACGACCTCGCCGACAACATCATCCACCTCGTGCTGGCCCGCATCGAAGGCGCGCCGGCCGGCATCAAGGGCGTCTCGCTGTTCGTCGTTCCCAAGGTGCTGGTCAATGCCGACGGCTCGCTCGGCCAGCGCAACGGCGTCACCTGCGGCTCGATCGAGCACAAGATGGGCATCCACGGCAATTCCACCTGTGTGATGAACTACGACAACGCCACCGGCTGGCTGATCGGCGAAGAGAACAAGGGCATGCAGGGCATGTTCGTGATGATGAACGAGGCTCGCCTCGGCGTCGCGGTGCAGGGCCTCGCGCAGTCCGAGGTCGCCTATCAGAACGCGGTCGCCTATGCGCGCGAGCGCCTGCAGGGCCGCGCGCTGACCGGCGTCAAGGCCGCCGACAAGCCGGCCGATCCGATCATCGTGCATCCCGACGTGCGCCGCACGCTGCTCACCATCCGCGCCTTCAACGAGGCGGCGCGCGCCATGGTGGTGTGGACCGCGCTGAAGAGCGACGTTGCGCACCGCTCCAACGACCCGAAGGATCGCCAGGCCGCCGACGACCACATGGGCCTGATGACGCCAGTGCTGAAGGGCGTTCTGACCGACACCGGCTTCGCCAACACGGTCTCGGCGCAGCAGATGTTCGGCGGCCACGGCTATATCGCCGAGCACGGCATGGAGCAGTTCGTGCGCGATGCCCGCATCGCGATGATCTATGAGGGCGCCAACGGCATCCAGGCGCTCGACCTGGTCGGCCGCAAGCTGCCGCGCGACGGCGGCCGTGCCGCGATGGCGTTCTTCGGCGAGGTCACGGCCTTCGCCAAGGAGCATGGCGGCGACGAGGCGATGAAGCCGTTCATCACCCCGCTCTCCACCGCGCTCGGCCATCTGCAGCAGGCTACCGGCTGGCTGATGCAGAACGCGCTGACCAAGCCCGACAATGCCGGCGCCGCCGCGACCGACTTCATGAAATTGTTCGGCCTCGTCGCGCTCGGCTACATGTGGGCGAAGATGGCCAAGGTGGCGCAGGACAAGGCCGCCGCCGGCGCGACGCCCTATCTCAACACCAAGCTCGTGACCGGCCGCTTTTTCATGGAAAGGCTGCTGCCGGAGACCGCCGTGCATCTGGCCCGGATCCAGAGCGGCAGCGCCACCACGATGGAATTGGCCGCGGAAGCGTTCTGA